GGGCACTGAAAATCATTTCAAGGAGCTTGCATAACCGAAAAAAATATTATCTCCCAGAAGAAGTGGAAGTGGTCAGGCCGATGCACAATAGCAGCTTTTGCGCAAATTGTCATCGTCTGCGTGTGACATCAAATGGACATCTAAAGCCGTGTCTTCTGAGCGAAGATGGAAGTGTCGACGTTCTCTCCGCTATTAGAAGAAATGCTTCAGAGAGGGAATTAATCGAGTTATTCAAGATCGCAGTAAGTGCGAGAGAACCTTACTGGAGATGATTCCTTGATCATCGGAATAGTTGGCGAATCGGGCGCGGGAAAAACATCTTTGATCGAATCACTTCTGAGAGAACTGACTGCCCGTTGTTTCAAGGTCTCCTCGATCAAGCACGTTCATGACGGCAATGTGCTCATCCCGCCAGGAAAAGACACAACCAGACACCTTCTCGCTGGAAGCAATCCCGTAATTGGTATTTCATCAAACGAGGCAGTCATTTATTTTAATGATTCGTATGCCATGGATGACGCACTATCTCTTTTAAACAAAATTGCTTCACCTGATGTCATCATTGTAGAGGGATTCAAGCAATCTAGCATTCCAAAAATCGTCATTGGTGACATTGAGGTAAATGGACCAGTTCTCTTTCGCTGTGCGAAAACAGAGGAATGTCTCCAGCATTGCATAAACTTGATTGAAAGGGAAGTAAGAAAAGAACGCGTCCTCGAAAAACTCCCTGGTTTAAACTGCGGAAAATGCGGTTTTCCTGGATGTAAAGATCTCGCAGGCGCTGTTGCTGACGGAGTTGAAGATATCTCGAAATGTAAAAATCGAGGTGATGCGAGGGTGAAGATTTTCGTAAATGAAGACGAAATCCCGATAAACAAGTTTGTATCGGAACTTGTCAGTAATGTCATAAGCGGTCTGGTCAAGTCATTAAAGAATGTCGATAATCCCAGTTCCATCATGATTTCGATTAATTTCCCGGAGGAAATGAAGACCTCTGATTAAATTATGAATTAAAATATGACTTGACGGATTCCATGATTTGTGCCTTCATTTGCTCTATTCGTCATTCTTTCATTTATTTCCGATTTGGGAATCTCATCTCTTCGAAAGATGAAGAATGAACTATCAGGATTTTCCTAAGAATCTATAAATAGGATTGGGTATCTACATTTATCATCAGGGCAGAAAGAAGCCGGTAAAGACCACTCAGACATTCCTTGATAGATCGGAATGAATCGCAGATTCGTCCGCGGTTTAATACCGCAGTTTGATCAATCCCCTACCGGGATTTGATACAAACTTTCTCGCGAGCCTGGCTGAGCGTCTCGAGACGCGGTTAAGGGCCCGAGTTGGACGATTTGTCGGCCGCCCTGCGAGGCGATGGGGTCATTTTGTGGAATGACCAGCCCTGGGCCGCCAGTGGCTGATCCGGCTTCCTGCATATCCCACCGCATCACACGAATCTCGTATGTTTTGTTCAATGTGGCTCTGGATACCTTTTAATGAGAAATTCATCTCGATTCGTGTGGATCAACATCTTTAAATGAAAATCCCCTTGATTATCAAGGATTGGCGCTCTTCATAAATTACTCAATTATCACGTAATTTCTATGATTTCAAATAGAATCAGCAATTTCCGAATAGGTTGGATGATAGAGCATGAAGACCGAAAGATTTGCAGAGACAATCTATAAATACACCGCCATCCCTAGGTTGATTACCCAAAGGCGGAATGCACCTGGGGAAAACGGACCTCTTGGCATTGTCTTTGGACGGTGTCAAGATATTCGGGATCCATTTGCGGCGTAAGCCGCGATCCGCGCATCATATCTGGTTGCCATGGCTACTGGAATGAGCTGCGGATTCGCCAGCGGTCCTCCGTCCTTCACTAGAGGGATGGAATCCGTGGTAGGAATGGACGCTCGGATGCGAGCATCCGTGACTGCTTTGCGGAGCAGTTCTGGAATGCAGCAAACGAGTTGACGCCCAGTGCACCGTAATCTTTGGGCATCAAATCTTATCTTATTTCGTGTCGGACTCAATGTTTTTGATTATGGTCTCGGTTTGTATGGATTCTCTTGATTTTTGAGGGCTTCGAAATGGTCGACAGTCGTGTGATAGATTTAAAATAGCATGAGGAATTATCGCCTGAAGATTTCAGAAATCCACATCGTGGAGGAGATGGAATGGATCCAGCGAAGGAAGCGAAGACGAACGCCTTGCCGGCATATGTCAGAAAACTTGAAGAAGCGCTTGGAAAGGAGAATGTCAAGACAAGTGAATTTGAAAGACTTCTCTATAGTCATGACCTTGCTCCACTTCCTAAAGAAGCGCAATTGGCGTTCAAGAACATCCCTGATGTTGTGGTGAGGCCTAGATCAACGGAGGATGTCCAAAAAATTGTGAGGATTGCTGCCGATGAAGGCGTCCCAATCACTCCCCGTGGCAGTTCGACTTGGGGCCTTGGCGGAAGTATCCCCGCTTTCGGCGGGATCTTAATCGATATGAGCGGGGGCATGAACAAGATTCTCAAAATCGATAAGGAAAATCTCTATGTTACCGCTGAGGCAGGAGCCACCTGGAAGCAGGTTTACGAGGCTTGCTTAAGTAGAGGTCTCTTGCTCGGTTCATACCCAAGCAGCTTTCCGAGTGCGACGCTCGCCGGATGGATCTCTACAGGTGGTATTGGAATTGGTACTTACAAATATGGATCTGCGGGGAATAATATCAGAAATTTGGAAGTCGTGATGCCTGACGGCGATATTATCAACACCGGCTTTGACGAAGTTTGCGATAACAGCTCGGGCTACAATTTCAATTGGTTGATGGTCGGCGCTGAGGGGACGCTCGGCATCATCACCAAGGTGACATTTAAGCTGGTTCCTGCGCCAGAAACGATGCGACCTCTCTCCTACGCTTTCAATGACCTGGCATCAATCGGGCCAGCGTTGACGGAAGTATGTAGATCGAGGGTCGAGCCGCTTCACATATCCTTTGGTGATGGAAGGCATTACGAGTTTTTGAGAAAAGCCGGAAAGCACGCACCCGAAGTTGGAAGCATGCTTAGCTTCATGCTCGAAGGCGATGCTGAAGTAGTTAAGCACGAAGAGCAGGTGATTGACAAGATCATGGAAAATCACGGTGCGAAGAAAATGCCGGATGATATAGCAACACATGAATGGGAGGAACGCTGTTACGAATACCGTTCAAGGGAAATAGGCATGGGTTCCATTCCAGGGGAAGTCATCGTGCCTTTGAGAGAGTTTTCGGCGATGGCAAATGCCACATATGACCTCATGGAAGAAATG
This region of Methanomassiliicoccales archaeon genomic DNA includes:
- the mobB gene encoding molybdopterin-guanine dinucleotide biosynthesis protein B — protein: MIIGIVGESGAGKTSLIESLLRELTARCFKVSSIKHVHDGNVLIPPGKDTTRHLLAGSNPVIGISSNEAVIYFNDSYAMDDALSLLNKIASPDVIIVEGFKQSSIPKIVIGDIEVNGPVLFRCAKTEECLQHCINLIEREVRKERVLEKLPGLNCGKCGFPGCKDLAGAVADGVEDISKCKNRGDARVKIFVNEDEIPINKFVSELVSNVISGLVKSLKNVDNPSSIMISINFPEEMKTSD
- a CDS encoding FAD-binding oxidoreductase — translated: MDPAKEAKTNALPAYVRKLEEALGKENVKTSEFERLLYSHDLAPLPKEAQLAFKNIPDVVVRPRSTEDVQKIVRIAADEGVPITPRGSSTWGLGGSIPAFGGILIDMSGGMNKILKIDKENLYVTAEAGATWKQVYEACLSRGLLLGSYPSSFPSATLAGWISTGGIGIGTYKYGSAGNNIRNLEVVMPDGDIINTGFDEVCDNSSGYNFNWLMVGAEGTLGIITKVTFKLVPAPETMRPLSYAFNDLASIGPALTEVCRSRVEPLHISFGDGRHYEFLRKAGKHAPEVGSMLSFMLEGDAEVVKHEEQVIDKIMENHGAKKMPDDIATHEWEERCYEYRSREIGMGSIPGEVIVPLREFSAMANATYDLMEEMKMEGAVIGIMADRNTVMFMPYYLFDSESLLKSVASLSFNKKYSDLAFEHGGRPLGFGMFFASNLKTIRGSGVKYIKAIKNAIDQKGIMNPGKLIETVTRQGIHVAPTLFELGMDALAIAKKMLPRDQEVDEKAAEYQIEKAEKEKKGPMH